The Streptomyces sp. NBC_00569 genomic sequence CCGCCGCGTCGGTGGACGGCACCGTCGCGGCGTACTTGGAGACCGCCGTCAGCATGCCCAGCTGGTCCTTGGTCTCGTGGATGAAACCGCGGCCGCTGCCCAGGAACTCCGACTCGACCTGGCCGGTGATGTGCAGGACGGAGGTGCCGGACGCCAGCGCCTCGATCAGGGAGCCGGCCGCGTTGCCGGCGCCCGTCCCGGTCGACGTGAGGGCGCAGCCGAGCGTGCCGCGGGCCCTGCCGTAGGCGTCGGCCGCGTTGACGGCGGACGCCTCGTGGCGCACGGGCACGAACCGCAGCTCGCGGTCGACGGCCTCGACGAGCGGCAGGTTGTGCACGCTGACGATCCCGAAGACCGTGTCGATGCCCAGTTCCCGCAGAACGGCGACGAGGAGATCGCCTCCGGTGTCGTAACGCATGGTGGTCTCCTCAGAGGATGGAGCGGCCGACTCCGCCGCAGACGTCGATGCTGGTTCCGGTGATGTACGAGGCACGCGGCGAGAGCAGCGCGACGATCGCGTACGCGACCTCCTCGGCCCGGCCGAGCCGCCCGAGCGCGATCCCGCGGTCGGCGGCGAGCTCCGCCTGCCAGTCCTCGTAGGAGAGCCCGGACTCCGCGGCGGCGTGCCGGCGGGTCCACTGGCCGGTGTCGACGAGGCCGAGGCAGACCGAGTTGACGCGGATCCCCTCGGGGGCCAGCTCGGTGGCGAGGGACTTGGAGAGGTTGAGGATGCCGGCGCGGGCGGCGCTCGTCGTGATCAGCCGGGTCTCCGGCTGCTTGGCCAGGACCGCGTTGACGTTCACGACGGACGCGGCGTCGGACGCGGCGAGATGGGCGCGGGCGGCGTGCAGCGGGTTGAGGACGCCGGAGAACTTCAGCTCCAGCTCGTCGCGCCAGTCCTCGGCGGTGGACTCGTCGAGGCTCTTCATACGGGACTGGCCCGCGTTGTTGACGAGCCCGTCGAGGCCCCCGAAGGTGTCGGCGGCATGCCGGACGAAGTCCCGTACGGCCGTCGCGTCCCGCACGTCACAGACGCCGGTCAGGAGGCGGTCGCTGCCGAGGCGCGCCGCCGCCTTCGCGAGGCGGTCGGCGTCACGGCCGCAGGTCGCGACGCGCGCGCCCTCGTCCAGAAGGGCGCGGACCGTGGCCAGGCCGACGCCCGAGCTGCCGCCGGTGACCAGGACGGTCCGGTCGGCGAGGCCCAGATCCATGATTCTGCACTCCTGTGGGTCAGTTCATCGTGAAGCCGCCGTTGACGGCGATCACTTGTCCGGTGAGATAGCGGGACTCCTCGCCGAGCAGGAAGGCGACGAGACCGATGAGGTCGCCGGGCTCCTGCGGCCGCGAGATGGCCCGGCCCGAGCGGTACAGCTCGTGCCGTTCCTCGGGGACGGTCTCGGTGGCCTCGCACTCGGTGAGGCCGGGCGCGACCGCGTTGACGGTGATGCCCTTGTCGCCGAGTTCCCTGGCCATCGCCCGGGTCAGCGCGATGACCGCGCCCTTCGAGGCGATGTAGTGGGCGAGGCGGGGGGAGCCGTAGAGCGCGGCGTCCGAGGCGACGTTCACGATCCGGCCCGGCGAGCCGAAGAGCGGGTACAGGGCCTTCGACACCAGCCAGGGGCTGCGGGCGTTGACCGTCATCAGGCGGTCCCACACCTCGACGTCGATGTCCTGGAACTCCTTGCCGCCCACGCCGTTGGCGAGAGCCGCGTTGTTGATCAGGCCGTACAGCGGACCCAGTTCCCGTACTCGGTCGGCGAGTTCGGTGACCGACTCGGGGTCGGACACGTCGCAGCGCACGAAGTGGGCGTCGAGCCCGTCGCCGCGCAGTCCCTCGACCGCGTCGGTGCCGCGCTCGGTGTCGAGCTCGGCGACCACGACGCGGAAGCCGTCCTCGGCGGCCCGGCGGGCCATGGCCAGTCCCAGGCCACGGCCCGCCCCGGTGACGACGACGGTGCCGGCGCCCCCTGAGGGGTCAGTCACGGGTGACACCGTGCATCGGCGAGTGCTCCGGGTACGACGGGACCTGCGGCTTCTGCGTGCCGATGACGACGCAGAACAGGGCGTCGGTGTCGCCCTCGTTCTTCAGGGACCGGGCCACGCCCGCGGGCACGACGATCATGTCGCGGTAGCCGAGGGTGCGGTACTCGACCTCGTCGGCGCCGCGGTGGATGCCGACGCGGACCTGGCCCTCCAGGACGAAGAAGGCCTCCTCGACGTCGTGGTGGGTGTGCTCGGGGCCCTCGGCGCCGGGCGGAAGCAGCATGTTGGAGAAGGTGAAGCCGCCGGACGGGAGGATCCGCGAGTCGTTCTCGTGGTTGCCGGTGGCGCCGGAGCCGACGTAGCGGATCTGGCCGCGGCGGTACTGCGGGCCCGCCTTCTCCTGGAAGGAGAGCGTGTTGAAGTCCGCGACACGGGACTCCTTGGTGGCGATGAGCGAGTCGGTGTACTTGCCGAGGTCGCTGCCGTTGTCGTAGTCGGTGGTGGTCAGAGGCATGGCTGGACTCCTACTCGGGGATGCGGGCGGTGATGCGGAGGTGGGACAGGACCCACGCGTCGAAGCGCGCGGGCTGTTCCTGGTTGGCCAGGTGACCGGCGTCCTTGACGATCACGTAGGCGGTCTTGTGGAGGCCGCCGGCGAGGACCTGCGAGGCCTCGACACCGGTGACCTGGTCCTGGTCGCCGCACAGGACGAGCGTGGGCGCGGCGATCCTGGGCAGTTCGGGCCGCAGGTCGGCGCCGGCCATGGACTCGGCGGCGTAGGCGTAGCCGGGCAGCCGCACGGACCAGGCCATGGTGTCGACGACGCGCTGTACGAGTTCCTCGGGCGCCCCGCCGGACACGAGCCGCGGCCCGCGCTTCTCGGCGAAGGCGCGCGGTCCGAGTTCGGCCAGCTCGGCTGCCCGCGCCCGCATGCCCTCGGCCTTGGCGGGGTCGGTGCCGGAGCCCGCGCTGGAGTCGGCGACGACGAGGGACTCGACCAGGTCCGGGTGGCGGGCCGCGAGCCGCAGCGCGATCACCCCGCCCCAGGAGACACCGAGGACGTGCGCGCGCCCGCCGCGCTCCCGGATGACCTCGGCCGCCGCGTCCGCGAACCCGTCGAGGTCCAACGGCCCCTCCGGATCCGGCGACTTGGCGTAGCCGGGCGCGTCCCAGGCCACCACCCGCGCGTACGCGGACAGCTCGGCCAGCTGCGGGGCGAACGCCGCCGACGAGGAGCCGATGCCGTGCAGGCACAGCAGCAGGGGGCCGTGGTCGCCCGCCTCCTCGACGTGGACGGCGCTCACAGGATCTGGCCCGTCCGCCCGGCCAGCGCCGCCAGGCTGCGCAGCACCGCGTACGGCACGACCTGGCTGGTCGCGGGGTTGCCCGGGTCCGGCAGGTGCGCGACGTCGAAGCGGTACGCGCCGTGCGCGCCGGACGCCTCGACGACGTGCCGGGTGTGGCGGGCGCCCGGGTCGGCGACGACCCGGACCCGCACAGCGTCCAGGTCGCCGACGGCGAGGGCGACCGAGGCGGCCACGTTCGTCGACTTGGGGAACTTCACGGGGATGTCGCGCGCCGTGCCGGACATGACCTCGACGGGCCCGGTCGCCGTCCGCAGCTTGGACAGCAACTGCTCGTCCATCCAAGGCTGTTCGAGGGTGGACGGCAGCTTGGTGGTGGTGAGCCGCACCTCGTCGAGGGGGCCGAGGGAGCGCACCGCCTGGAGGAGGTCGAGGCCGCCGACCGCGCCGCCGGTGAAGTACACCCGGCCCGGGCCCGCCGCGAGCAGCCGCTTGGACAGCTCGTCGTCGGTCAGCGCCCCGGTCGACGCGACGAGCAGATCGGTGCCGGAGGCGAGGACCCGCTCACCCCACTCCCGTACGACACCCTGCCCGGCCGCCTCGACGATCAGGTCGCAGCACTCCAGGGCCTCGTCGAAGGTCCGCTGGGGCGCGGGCGCCGTGTCGCCGAGGGGGCGGTTGTCGATGATGCATGTCAACTCGGCCCCGGGGACCTGCTGTTCGGCGAGTGCGGTGCCGACGACGCGGCCGATCGCGCCCCAGCCGACGAGGCCCACCTTGCGTACCGTGCTCATGCGTTGACCTCCAGGGAAGCGAGCGGGCCGGGGTCGGGGGTGCCGGCCATGTGACAGCGGATCTCCTTCGACGGCGGGCCCGCCGTGCCCCACAGGTCGGACAGCTCGGGCACGCGCCGCCACACCCGCGCGATCCAGGCGTCCTCGACGATCTGCGCGACCTCGGACGTGTACTCGCACACGAGCCCGGACGGGTCGGTGAAGTAGGAGAAGGTGTTGTTGCCGGGGCCGTGGCGGCCCGGGCCCCACTGCGGGTCGATGCCGTGGTGCTTGAGCCGGCCGAGTCCCCGCATGAAGTGGTCGACCGAACTCATCTCGTAGGCCACGTGGTTGAGGGAAGCCCACTCGGCCTGGTTGAACGCGATGCAGTGGTGGTCGGCGTTGCAGCGCAGGAACGCCATCTGGTGCTCGGACCAGTCGGAGACGCGCAGCCCGAGGACGTCGCAGTAGAACGCGACGGACGCGTCGATGTCGGCGGTGTTCAGGACGGCGTGCGTGACGCCGACGGGGACGGCGGCATCCCTGCCGCGCGGTGCGACCGCCTCGACCTGCGCGCTGATCTCCACGAGCCGCTGCTCGGGGTCGGTGAAGCGCAGGCCGTAGCCGCCGCCCACCTGGTCGAGCGGTCCGGGGCCGAAGACCGGGGTGATCCCGCGGGCCTCCAGGCGCCGGGCCGCCTCGTCGACCTCGGCGGGCGTGGCGACGGCGAACGCGAGCCGGCCGAGTCCCGTGCGGTCCGCGCGGGTGAGGTGCAGGACGTGGTGCTCCTCGCCGGTGCCGCGCAGCCAGGCCGCCGCGCCGCGCTCCGCCTCGACGGTCCGCAGGCCCCAGACCTCCTCGTAGAAGTCGGCGGCCTCGGTGAAGGCGGGGGTGAGCAGCTCGACGTAGCGCAGGGAGCGCAGGCGGGCGACGGGTCCTGGCGATGGGTGGGGCATGAGTGTCTCCAGACGACGGGGCGGTCAGTTGGCCCAGGGCAGGGGCGCGTCCGAAGTGCCCCAGTACAGGGACTTCTGGCGCTGGTAGGCGCGGATGGCGTCGCGGCCCTTCTCCGTACCGAGACCGCTGTCCTTCATCCCGCTGAACGGGGTGGACGCGCTGAACTGCTTGTACGTGTTGATCCAGACCGTCCCCGCCTCGATCCGGCGGGCCAGGCGCCACGCGGCCCGGTGGTCACGGGTCCAGATCCCGCAGGCGAGCCCGTAGACCGAGTCGTTGGCCTGGCGGACCAGGTCGTCCTCGTCGTCGTAGGGCAGGGCGACCAGGACGGGCCCGAAGATCTCCTCCTGGCAGGTCCGTGAGGTGTTGGGGAGCCCGTCGAGGACGGTGGGCAGGTAGTACGCGCCGTCCTGGTACCCGTCGCTCTCGGGCGCCCGGCCGCCGCACAGCACCCGGGCGCCCTCCGAGCGGGCCAGATCGACATAGGCGGCGACGGAGTCCCGGTGCCGGTGGTGGACCAGAGGTCCGACCTGGGTGCCGGGGTCCGTGCCGGGACCGACGCGCAACTTGCTCACGCGCTCGACGAGTTCGCCGACGAAGCTGTCGTAGATCTCGCGTGCGACGAAGAGCCGTGAACCGGCGATGCACGACTGGCCGCTGGACGAGAAGATCCCGAACATCACGCCCGCCAGGGCCTGCTCGACGTCCGCGTCCGCGCGCACGATCGTCGGCGACTTGCCGCCGAGTTCGAGGGAGGCGGGGATCAGCTTCGAGGCCGCCACCGCCGCGATGGACCGGCCGGTCTCCGTGCCGCCGGTGAAGCCGATCCTGGTCACCAGGGGGTGGTGCACGATCGCGTCCCCGACGACCCGGCCGCTGCCGGGCAGGACCGACAGCAGGGCGGTGGGCAGTCCGAGCTCGCCGAGCGCCCGGTGGATCAGGCGCCCGAGCGCGAGGGAGACCAGCGGGGTCCAGGCGGCGGGCTTGAGCAGGACGGCGTTGCCGCCGGCGAGGGCGGGCGCGATCTTCTGCGCGTCGCTGGCGACCGGCGAGTTCCAGGGGTTGATCGCGCCGACGACGCCGATCGGCTCGTACACGCTCATCGTCACGTACGGGCCGCGGGACGGGGTGAGGGTCTCCTCGGCCGTCTCCAGGGCCGCCGCCATGTACCGGAACGTGCCGGCCGCGCTGAGCGCGAGGGCCTTCGTCTCGGTGAGGGTCTTGCCGGTGTCGGCGGTCTGGAGGGCCGAGAGTTCGCCGGCGGCCTCCTCGGTCAACTCCGCTATGCGGTAGAGGAGCCGGGCCCGCTGGTGGGGGAGGAGGTCGCGCCAGGCCGGGTCGGCCACGGCGAGCGCGGCGGCCCGAGCGGCTTCGTCGACCTCGTCCGCGGACGCGGAGTGGACGGTGGCGAGCACCTCTCCGGTCGCCGGGTCGACGGTCTCGACCGGCTCGCCCGCGCCGCGTCGCCACTGG encodes the following:
- a CDS encoding VOC family protein, giving the protein MPHPSPGPVARLRSLRYVELLTPAFTEAADFYEEVWGLRTVEAERGAAAWLRGTGEEHHVLHLTRADRTGLGRLAFAVATPAEVDEAARRLEARGITPVFGPGPLDQVGGGYGLRFTDPEQRLVEISAQVEAVAPRGRDAAVPVGVTHAVLNTADIDASVAFYCDVLGLRVSDWSEHQMAFLRCNADHHCIAFNQAEWASLNHVAYEMSSVDHFMRGLGRLKHHGIDPQWGPGRHGPGNNTFSYFTDPSGLVCEYTSEVAQIVEDAWIARVWRRVPELSDLWGTAGPPSKEIRCHMAGTPDPGPLASLEVNA
- a CDS encoding aspartate dehydrogenase domain-containing protein, translating into MSTVRKVGLVGWGAIGRVVGTALAEQQVPGAELTCIIDNRPLGDTAPAPQRTFDEALECCDLIVEAAGQGVVREWGERVLASGTDLLVASTGALTDDELSKRLLAAGPGRVYFTGGAVGGLDLLQAVRSLGPLDEVRLTTTKLPSTLEQPWMDEQLLSKLRTATGPVEVMSGTARDIPVKFPKSTNVAASVALAVGDLDAVRVRVVADPGARHTRHVVEASGAHGAYRFDVAHLPDPGNPATSQVVPYAVLRSLAALAGRTGQIL
- a CDS encoding SDR family oxidoreductase, which produces MDLGLADRTVLVTGGSSGVGLATVRALLDEGARVATCGRDADRLAKAAARLGSDRLLTGVCDVRDATAVRDFVRHAADTFGGLDGLVNNAGQSRMKSLDESTAEDWRDELELKFSGVLNPLHAARAHLAASDAASVVNVNAVLAKQPETRLITTSAARAGILNLSKSLATELAPEGIRVNSVCLGLVDTGQWTRRHAAAESGLSYEDWQAELAADRGIALGRLGRAEEVAYAIVALLSPRASYITGTSIDVCGGVGRSIL
- a CDS encoding aldehyde dehydrogenase yields the protein MPHHPTDILIAGQWRRGAGEPVETVDPATGEVLATVHSASADEVDEAARAAALAVADPAWRDLLPHQRARLLYRIAELTEEAAGELSALQTADTGKTLTETKALALSAAGTFRYMAAALETAEETLTPSRGPYVTMSVYEPIGVVGAINPWNSPVASDAQKIAPALAGGNAVLLKPAAWTPLVSLALGRLIHRALGELGLPTALLSVLPGSGRVVGDAIVHHPLVTRIGFTGGTETGRSIAAVAASKLIPASLELGGKSPTIVRADADVEQALAGVMFGIFSSSGQSCIAGSRLFVAREIYDSFVGELVERVSKLRVGPGTDPGTQVGPLVHHRHRDSVAAYVDLARSEGARVLCGGRAPESDGYQDGAYYLPTVLDGLPNTSRTCQEEIFGPVLVALPYDDEDDLVRQANDSVYGLACGIWTRDHRAAWRLARRIEAGTVWINTYKQFSASTPFSGMKDSGLGTEKGRDAIRAYQRQKSLYWGTSDAPLPWAN
- a CDS encoding cupin domain-containing protein produces the protein MPLTTTDYDNGSDLGKYTDSLIATKESRVADFNTLSFQEKAGPQYRRGQIRYVGSGATGNHENDSRILPSGGFTFSNMLLPPGAEGPEHTHHDVEEAFFVLEGQVRVGIHRGADEVEYRTLGYRDMIVVPAGVARSLKNEGDTDALFCVVIGTQKPQVPSYPEHSPMHGVTRD
- a CDS encoding alpha/beta fold hydrolase — protein: MSAVHVEEAGDHGPLLLCLHGIGSSSAAFAPQLAELSAYARVVAWDAPGYAKSPDPEGPLDLDGFADAAAEVIRERGGRAHVLGVSWGGVIALRLAARHPDLVESLVVADSSAGSGTDPAKAEGMRARAAELAELGPRAFAEKRGPRLVSGGAPEELVQRVVDTMAWSVRLPGYAYAAESMAGADLRPELPRIAAPTLVLCGDQDQVTGVEASQVLAGGLHKTAYVIVKDAGHLANQEQPARFDAWVLSHLRITARIPE
- a CDS encoding SDR family oxidoreductase; this encodes MTDPSGGAGTVVVTGAGRGLGLAMARRAAEDGFRVVVAELDTERGTDAVEGLRGDGLDAHFVRCDVSDPESVTELADRVRELGPLYGLINNAALANGVGGKEFQDIDVEVWDRLMTVNARSPWLVSKALYPLFGSPGRIVNVASDAALYGSPRLAHYIASKGAVIALTRAMARELGDKGITVNAVAPGLTECEATETVPEERHELYRSGRAISRPQEPGDLIGLVAFLLGEESRYLTGQVIAVNGGFTMN